In Solea senegalensis isolate Sse05_10M linkage group LG6, IFAPA_SoseM_1, whole genome shotgun sequence, one genomic interval encodes:
- the lgals2b gene encoding lectin, galactoside-binding, soluble, 2b, producing MLSLLYKSTHLPAELCHWQHNPLKAATMKVQEMTFKEGQEFKIRVKPKDDCSCFSINIGHDSDNIAMHFNPRFDYGGDSHTIVFNTLSGGCWGDEIREGNFPFQRGEECKFHINFNNEQFYIKLPDGSMINFPNRLGDVKYKYFDVSGDARIVGIKIK from the exons ATGTTATCACTGTTATATAAAAGCACTCACCTTCCTGCAGAGCTTTGTCACTGGCAACACAACCCACTGAAGGCAGCCACGATG AAAGTCCAAGAGATGACATTCAAGGAGGGGCAGGAGTTCAAGATCCGCGTCAAACCCAAGGATGACTGCAGCTG CTTCTCTATCAACATCGGTCACGACTCAGACAACATCGCAATGCACTTCAACCCCCGCTTTGACTACGGAGGCGATTCCCACACCATCGTCTTCAACACCTTGTCCGGGGGATGCTGGGGTGATGAGATCCGCGAGGGGAACTTCCCCTTCCAGCGTGGGGAAGAGTGCAAG TTTCACATCAACTTCAACAATGAGCAGTTTTACATCAAGCTGCCCGACGGCTCCATGATTAATTTCCCCAATCGTCTGGGAGACGTCAAGTACAAGTACTTTGACGTCAGCGGCGACGCCAGGATCGTCGGCATCAAGATCAAGTAG
- the uts2r4 gene encoding urotensin-2 receptor: MNCTHNATIVPQLGPVLSAEAEDGGPQGSGGVAGGSGKVWVTSLLGFTLIIMCVIGFTGNTYTLIITRSAALRRTGSMYVYIINLALADLLCLSTIPFVVCTYFVHDWLFGEVGCRILLSLDLVTMHASVFILVAMSLERYRAVAKPFSAHRFSSRKQRLVAGIIWGIAFVLTLPMMVMIRLSERKPTSAGLVKRICFPTWTPEAFKAYITVLFCTSVLVPGLVIVGLYVGLAQRYWTAQAKLGCSGGSARRKELKHKVVSMIFSIVVAYWACFLPFWGWQLAKLFSPESLKALSPAAHNYVNFVVTCLTYGNSCINPFLYTLLTRNYKDYLAQKSQSVGSSRGDPCSAVTTPMQDI, translated from the coding sequence ATGAACTGCACCCATAATGCCACCATCGTTCCGCAGctgggacctgtcctgagcgcAGAGGCTGAAGATGGAGGTCCTCAGGGAAGTGGTGGCGTTGCTGGAGGCAGTGGGAAGGTGTGGGTGACGTCGCTGCTCGGTTTCACGCTGATAATCATGTGTGTCATTGGTTTTACGGGCAACACGTATACGCTCATCATCACTCGCTCTGCTGCTCTGCGGCGAACAGGCTCCATGTATGTCTACATCATCAACTTGGCTCTGGCCGACCTACTCTGCCTCTCCACCATCCCCTTCGTGGTCTGCACCTACTTCGTCCACGACTGGCTATTCGGCGAGGTTGGCTGTCGCATCCTGCTGAGTCTGGATCTCGTCACCATGCACGCCAGTGTCTTCATCTTGGTCGCCATGAGCCTGGAGCGCTATCGTGCTGTGGCTAAGCCCTTCAGCGCGCACAGGTTCTCGTCGCGCAAACAGCGGCTAGTGGCGGGAATTATATGGGGGATAGCATTCGTACTGACGCTCCCCATGATGGTGATGATCCGACTTAGCGAGCGCAAACCCACTTCTGCTGGTTTGGTCAAGAGGATCTGCTTCCCGACTTGGACACCCGAGGCCTTCAAGGCTTACATCACTGTGCTGTTTTGCACAAGTGTTTTAGTGCCTGGATTAGTAATCGTTGGGCTGTATGTTGGCCTAGCCCAGCGCTACTGGACAGCACAGGCTAAATTAGGATGTAGCGGTGGCTCTGCCCGGAGGAAAGAATTGAAGCATAAAGTCGTTTCGATGATCTTTAGCATCGTGGTGGCTTACTGGGCCTGTTTCTTGCCTTTTTGGGGATGGCAGTTAGCTAAACTCTTCTCTCCGGAGTCTCTGAAAGCTTTGTCGCCAGCTGCTCACAACTATGTCAATTTTGTCGTCACATGTCTGACCTATGGGAACAGCTGCATAAACCCATTTCTTTACACTCTTCTGACACGCAACTATAAAGACTACCTGGCCCAGAAGAGTCAGTCTGTGGGGTCCAGTCGGGGGGACCCATGTTCGGCTGTGACGACACCCATGCAGGACATTTAG
- the zgc:92360 gene encoding arf-GAP with dual PH domain-containing protein 1, whose translation MSANERATRALREILQNPGNDTCADCGAPDPDWGSCSLGVFICLACSGIHRNIPEISKVKSLSLSRWEDHEMQFMAENGNRLMKSKYEAAVPIYYYKPTHKDCQVLREQWIRAKYERQEFTEPGKNFTYEEGTRDGILMKRGRDNGQFLSRRFVLSEREGTLKYFTKFDAKEPKAVIKVDTVNATFQPEKIGNPNGLQITYLKDYSTRNIFLYHENGKEIVDWFNAIRAVQLHYLKVAFPGATNAELVPKLTRNFLKEGYMEKTGPRQTEGFKKRWFTLDHRRLMYFKDPLDAFAKGEVFLGNRDHGYSIYTGLPTGTYCNSAWQHGITIETPERYFLFTCETESDQQEWVKLFNDVMSAPMSPQEYTMEAMFKHRH comes from the exons ATGTCGGCAAACGAGCGAGCCACTCGAGCGCTGAGGGAGATCCTGCAAAACCCTGGAAATGACACCTGCGCGGACTGTGGCGCACCAG ATCCTGACTGGGGCTCCTGCTCATTGGGGGTGTTCATCTGTCTGGCATGCTCAGGAATCCATCGCAACATCCCCGAAATCAGCAAGGTTAAGTCCCTGAGCCTGTCTCGCTGGGAGGACCATGAGATGCAG ttcaTGGCTGAGAATGGAAACAGGCTGATGAAGAGTAAATATGAGGCTGCTGTTCCCATCTACTACTACAAACCCACCCACAAAGACTGTCA ggtgtTGAGGGAGCAGTGGATAAGAGCAAAGTACGAAAGGCAAGAGTTCACTGAGCCGGGGAAGAATTTTACATATGAggaag GAACCCGAGACGGTATCTTGATGAAAAGAGGGCGGGACAATGGGCAGTTCCTGAGCAGGCGATTCGTCCTCTCGGAGAGGGAGGGGACTCTGAAGTACTTCACCAAATTTGAC GCTAAGGAGCCCAAAGCGGTGATCAAGGTGGACACCGTCAACGCGACCTTCCAGCCGGAGAAGATAGGAAACCCCAACGGCCTGCAGATCACGTACCTAAAAGACTACAGCACTCGCAACATCTTTCTCTACCATGAAAATGGCAAG GAGATCGTAGACTGGTTCAATGCCATCCGTGCGGTTCAGCTTCACTATCTAAAGGTGGCGTTTCCTGGGGCGACGAATGCTGAG CTGGTGCCGAAACTCACGCGCAATTTTCTTAAGGAAGGATACATGGAAAAAACTGGACCCAGg CAAACGGAAGGCTTCAAGAAGCGCTGGTTCACCCTCGACCACAGACGACTCATGTACTTCAAAGACCCGCTG GATGCCTTTGCCAAAGGTGAGGTCTTCTTGGGGAACCGGGACCATGGTTACAGCATCTACACAGGCTTACCTACTGGGACCTACTGCAACAGCGCCTGGCAACACGGCATCACCATAGAAACACCCGAACGCTACTTCCTGTTCACCTGCGAGACGGAGAGTGACCAGCAGGAGTGGGTGAAACTCTTCAACGATGTCATGAGTGCTCCGATGTCTCCTCAGGAGTACACGA tggaGGCCATGTTCAAGCACAGACACTGA